In Amycolatopsis sp. FBCC-B4732, the genomic stretch CCGCGAGACCGAGCTGGCCTGGGTGCTGCGGGAGATCCAGCGCCGCCGGGTCCGCAACGTCGTCTGGCTGACCGCCGACGTCCACTACACCGCGGCGCACCACTATTCGCCCGACCGCGCGGCCTTCCCGGACTTCGACCCCTTCTGGGAGTTCGTGTCCGGACCGCTGAACGCGGGCGCGTTCGGCCCGAACCAGCTCGACCCGACGTTCGGCCCGGAAGCGGTCTTCGTGCACGCCCCGCCGGTCGCGAACACCGCCCCGATCGACGGCTTCCAGCACTTCGGCGAGCTGAACGTCGACGGCGCGAGCGGCGACCTCACCGTGGACCTCCGCGACGCCACGGGGGCTTCGCTGTGGTCGAAGACGCTGCACCCGCAGGGCCGCTGACCGGGCGTCGCGGCTCGGCCGGTCCGGCGGCCCGCAACGTCATGAACGAGTCGTTCACCTCGCTGGACGCGATGAAAGGGTCGTTCATGACCTCCGGGGCGCGGCGTCATTCGCGACCTCCACCGAGACCGCGCACCGGGTCCGGCTACGCTCACGCGCACCGATACGCAACCGCAACAAGGAGAAACACCGTCGTGACTGAACGCACGCTGGTCCTGGTCAAGCCCGATGGCGTCGCGCGCGGCCTCGTCGGCGAGGTCATCTCGCGGATCGAGCGCAAGGGCCTCAACCTCGTCGCCGTCGAACTGCGGACCGTGCCGCAGGCGCTGGCCGAGGAGCACTACGCTGAGCACAAGGAGCGTTCGTTCTTCGGCGAGCTGCTGGAGTTCATCACGTCGGGCCCGCTGGTCGCGCTCGCCGTCGAGGGCCCGCGCGCGATCGCCGCGTTCCGCCAGCTGGCCGGCGGCACCGACCCGGTCGAGAAGGCCACCCCGGGCACCATCCGCGGCGACTTCGCGCTGGAGACCCAGTACAACCTGGTGCACGGCTCGGACTCGCCGGAGTCGGCCGAGCGCGAGCTGAAGCTCTGGTTCCCCGACCTGTGATCGACACCGGGGCCGCGCGCGAGCGTGGCCCCGGTTCCCTCCCGGAGCGCCGATGACCACGATGCCCTTCCCCGCCCGCGACTACCTGCCCGTGCTGCGGGAGCTGACGGGCGCGTTCGCCGACGCCCTGCGCACCGGCGACCCGGCCGCGAAGGTGCCCGATTGCGGCGACTGGACCCTCGCCGACCTCGGCGCGCACCTCGGGAGTGTGCACCGCTGGGTCGCCGAGGTCCTCCGGACGGGTGAGCCGCAGCCCGACGACTTCGAAGCCGGGCCCGATCTCGTGTCGTGGTACGCCGAAAGCGCGCGGCTCCTGCTCGACGAACTTTCCGCCGCCGAGCCGGGCGATCGCTGCTGGCACTTCGGCGGCACCGAAAAGACGAAGGCGTTCTGGTTTCGCCGCCAGGTGCACGAAACCGCCGTCCACCTGGTCGACGCCGGGAGTGCGTACGTCCTCGACCCGGCCGTGGCCGCGGACGGCGTCGACGAAGTCCTCGGCGCGATGCTACCCCGCGTGACGCGCTGGCACGCCGTGCCCGAGCTGCCGGGCCCGGTTTCCCTGCGCGCCACCGACACCGGTGACGTCTGGACCGTGCACCCCGGCGAGCCGCCCGCGCTGGGCCCGGCCACCGACGGCGCGTCCGTCGAAGCGCCCGCCCGCGATCTCCTGCTGCGGCTGTGGAAGCGCACCGGCCCGGACCCGCGCGTCGAAGGCGACGCCGCGGCCGCGCTGCTCGCCGCGCCGCTCACGCCCTGATGGTGTTCTAGACCATTCAGGCGGCGTTCACCGGGAAGCCTTCCCCCGGCCGTGCCACTGCGCTGTGCTGGTTCGGCTCACGCTCACTCGATACTGGGGTTCCTGGTGAAGAAGACACGCCTTCCTTTGGGGGGTCCGGGTGGCGAAGCCCCCGGCTCGAGGCGCAGCCTCGGATATCACAGCACTTTGCTGTCGTTCGTCGCCCTGGTCGCGACGGCGTTCGCCGCTCCCGCCCACGCCGACCCGCTCCGGGCGCCGCTCGGCACGCCACCGGTCGAGGCCGCGCCCGCCGCGTCGTCGGACCGCCAGGGCCCGGCCGCCTTCGCCGCCGCGAATCCCGACGACGGGCTCGTCACCGGCAGCGCGACCACCGAGGTCGCGCCCGGGCTGAACCTCACCCAGTTCGACCGGTTCGACCCGGCGGGCTGGATCCGCGGCGACACCCTCGCCGTCGACCTGGGCACCAAGGTCGTGCGGCCCACGTACCTCAGCCCCGGCACGGTTTCCGCGCGCACGCCGCTCTCCCAGCAGGTCGCGCGCGCGGGCGCGGTCGCCGGCGTCAACGGGGACTTCTTCGACATCAACGCCACCGGCGCGCCGATCGGCGTCGGCATCGACCGCGGGCAGCTGCAGACCGCGCCCGCCACCGGTCACAACCTCACCGCGTCGATCACCGGCGAAGGCAAGGCGCGGCTGGCTTCGGTCTTCCTCGAAGCCACCGTGACGCTGCCGGGTGGCGCGGCGAAGGCCACGAACTTCAACAGCCCGGTCCTCGGCACCGACGCGATCGGCGTCTACACGCCGCTGTGGGGCGCTTCCGGGCGTGCGACCTCGGTGGCCGGGGCCTCGCGCGTGCGCGAGGTCGAGCTGCGCGACGGCGTCGTCACCGCCGTGCGCGAACAACCCGCGAGCGGCCCGATCGCGGCGGGCACGACGCTGCTGCTGGCCCGCGAAGCCGGGGCGGACGCGCTCGCCGCGCTCAAGCCGGGTGACCCGGTCGGCGTCACGTATGCACCCAGGTCGGACGCCGGGAAGATCGCGGTCGCCGTGGGCGGCAACGAAGTCCTGCTCCGCGACGGCGTCGTGCAGCCGGTCGACGACGTGGCCATGCACCCGCGGACCGCGGTCGGGTTCTCCGCCGACGGCAGGCGGCTGTGGCTGGCCACTGTGGACGGACGGCAGGCCGACAGCCGCGGCCTCACCGAGCTGGAACTGGCCCGGCACATGAAGAGCCTCGGCGCCGACGACGCGATCAACCTCGACGGCGGCGGCTCGTCGACGCTCCTGGCGCGCAACGAGGGCGAAGCCGCGCCGACTGTCCGGAACTCGCCGTCCGACGGCGGCGAACGCCTGGTGCCCAACGGGATCGGCTTCACGACCGTGCCGGGCAGCGGCCGGCTCACCGGCTTCGCGCCCGCTCCCGCCGTGACGGCGGACGGCGCGGACCGCGTGCTGTCCGGCCTGAGCCGGCACCTGGTCGCCGACGGCCACGACGAGACCGGCGCCGCGGTGGCCGCCGAGCCACGCTGGAGCACGTCGGACTTGCGGCGGGCGACCGTGACGCACGGGGTCGTCACCGGCCACGGCCCGGGCGCGGTCGACATCGTCGCGAAGTCCGGCCGCGCGTCCGGGAAGACGACGCTTTCCGTGCTGGGCAAGGCGGTCCGGCTGGGCACGAGCACCGAGCAGGTCGCGCTGACGGGCGCCGGCGCCCGGAGCACGTTCAAGGTCTACGGCTACGACGCCGACGGCTACAGCACCTGGCTGGAACCCGACGACCTCAAGCTCGACTACGACCACTCGGTCGTGCGGGTCGAGCCCTCGGGCGACGGGTACGCGGTGACCGCGCTGACCGCGTCCGGGGCGACCTCGATCACCGCGTCGGCCGCGGGTTTCACCACGCACCTGG encodes the following:
- the ndk gene encoding nucleoside-diphosphate kinase, which codes for MTERTLVLVKPDGVARGLVGEVISRIERKGLNLVAVELRTVPQALAEEHYAEHKERSFFGELLEFITSGPLVALAVEGPRAIAAFRQLAGGTDPVEKATPGTIRGDFALETQYNLVHGSDSPESAERELKLWFPDL
- a CDS encoding maleylpyruvate isomerase family mycothiol-dependent enzyme, whose protein sequence is MTTMPFPARDYLPVLRELTGAFADALRTGDPAAKVPDCGDWTLADLGAHLGSVHRWVAEVLRTGEPQPDDFEAGPDLVSWYAESARLLLDELSAAEPGDRCWHFGGTEKTKAFWFRRQVHETAVHLVDAGSAYVLDPAVAADGVDEVLGAMLPRVTRWHAVPELPGPVSLRATDTGDVWTVHPGEPPALGPATDGASVEAPARDLLLRLWKRTGPDPRVEGDAAAALLAAPLTP
- a CDS encoding phosphodiester glycosidase family protein, with translation MLSFVALVATAFAAPAHADPLRAPLGTPPVEAAPAASSDRQGPAAFAAANPDDGLVTGSATTEVAPGLNLTQFDRFDPAGWIRGDTLAVDLGTKVVRPTYLSPGTVSARTPLSQQVARAGAVAGVNGDFFDINATGAPIGVGIDRGQLQTAPATGHNLTASITGEGKARLASVFLEATVTLPGGAAKATNFNSPVLGTDAIGVYTPLWGASGRATSVAGASRVREVELRDGVVTAVREQPASGPIAAGTTLLLAREAGADALAALKPGDPVGVTYAPRSDAGKIAVAVGGNEVLLRDGVVQPVDDVAMHPRTAVGFSADGRRLWLATVDGRQADSRGLTELELARHMKSLGADDAINLDGGGSSTLLARNEGEAAPTVRNSPSDGGERLVPNGIGFTTVPGSGRLTGFAPAPAVTADGADRVLSGLSRHLVADGHDETGAAVAAEPRWSTSDLRRATVTHGVVTGHGPGAVDIVAKSGRASGKTTLSVLGKAVRLGTSTEQVALTGAGARSTFKVYGYDADGYSTWLEPDDLKLDYDHSVVRVEPSGDGYAVTALTASGATSITASAAGFTTHLAASVGTVPRIAAPLDGPAGWTATVFPAVVGAALSAAPGRDGGAGLALDYRLTGTNATRAAYVTPSAALAVPAGTQKIGLWVNGDGKGAWLRAELRDAANVASVVDLSLSVDWTGWRYVTAAVPAGLPAGQRLARFYAVENVPDQQYEGRLVFDDLTFEVAPTTSVPADPAPRDPALVTDGVLTGGLRVAVVSDAQFTADDPAGPLVAQARRALREAVAAKPDLVLINGDFVDRGTPPDFALARQVLTDELDGKVPWYYVPGNHEAEAGNGLANFQAVFGETHRVVDVHGIRLVLLDSSRGSLRAGGFDQVRMLRSALDSAAADRSVRGVVVAMHHPVEDPSPTGNSQLGDRKEATLLTRWLTGFEQASGKPAASVASHAGVFSLSRVDGVPYLVNGNSGKAPAAAPGDGGFVGWTLLRVDPADRAQPVRFETRPNVDSLTLSGPSSLARGERAVVRASVRQGTRDVPVSYPVSADWAVSWGVVAFDPASGVLTALRPGVARLSVTVNGVTESLVVTVRG